The Gemmatimonadota bacterium genome window below encodes:
- a CDS encoding chorismate mutase, producing MTAATDPAPTPSDWTPESAKEELDRLREQISEVDERLIRTIGERRDLVLQVGRIKEILGIPVLDPGREAQVVRGAVERAREFGLDEEMTRDVFWRIIAAARSAQSGR from the coding sequence ATGACCGCCGCAACGGACCCCGCCCCCACCCCGTCCGACTGGACTCCCGAATCCGCGAAGGAAGAATTGGATCGCCTCCGGGAACAGATCTCGGAGGTGGACGAACGCCTTATTCGAACGATCGGCGAGCGGCGGGACCTGGTCCTCCAGGTCGGTCGGATCAAAGAGATCCTCGGCATTCCGGTCCTGGATCCGGGACGCGAGGCCCAGGTCGTCCGGGGAGCCGTTGAACGGGCACGCGAGTTCGGGCTCGACGAGGAGATGACGCGCGATGTGTTTTGGCGCATCATCGCGGCCGCTCGGTCGGCCCAGAGCGGCCGCTAA
- a CDS encoding NfeD family protein, producing the protein MRPTIRFSAGSVPWLPTLVCLAAVGVGAQLTQNPSGPVYRVPIVGEIELGLAPFIERSLQEAAAAGASAVVLDIDTPGGRVDAAERIADAINDSQVPVYAFVNRRAFSAGALISLATHGIYMRPGATMGAVTPVDATGTRAPEKIVSAMRSTMRALAEARGLDPAVAESMVDESVAVPGISPAGSLLTLTTEEAARIGYATEVEDWGALMALLGTAQNPVVNQAVNWAERTVRFLSSSYISPFLLSLGFLGLLIEIRTPGIGLAGAAGGLSLALFFGSHLIVGLAGFEGILVFAAGVVLLLVEAFIIPGIGVFAVLGALAVLTGVFMSLLGGLPTTADFARAGGVLLWSLVLVLVSSWILLKRLPENRRLTNLGIFLGQRTSRETGFISQARRADLLGADGVAITDLRPAGTGQFGEERIDVVSESEWIEQGSPIKIVASEGYRHVVRVPRAAKAINQGERPE; encoded by the coding sequence ATGCGTCCCACCATCCGATTCAGCGCGGGGTCGGTGCCCTGGCTCCCAACTCTGGTCTGCCTCGCCGCCGTGGGTGTCGGGGCCCAGCTCACCCAGAACCCGTCCGGTCCGGTCTATCGGGTCCCGATCGTCGGAGAGATCGAACTCGGGCTCGCTCCCTTCATCGAGCGAAGCCTCCAGGAAGCGGCTGCGGCCGGAGCCTCCGCCGTCGTCCTCGACATTGACACTCCCGGGGGGCGGGTGGACGCGGCGGAGCGGATTGCCGACGCGATCAACGACTCGCAGGTCCCGGTGTACGCCTTCGTGAACCGCCGCGCCTTTTCAGCCGGCGCCCTCATCTCGCTTGCTACGCACGGGATCTACATGCGGCCCGGGGCGACGATGGGTGCGGTGACCCCGGTGGACGCGACCGGCACGCGCGCGCCCGAAAAGATCGTCTCCGCGATGCGGAGCACGATGCGGGCCCTCGCGGAGGCTCGCGGCCTCGACCCGGCGGTGGCCGAATCCATGGTGGACGAATCGGTTGCGGTCCCGGGGATCAGCCCGGCGGGGAGCCTGCTCACACTTACCACCGAAGAGGCGGCCCGAATCGGATATGCGACGGAGGTGGAGGATTGGGGCGCCCTCATGGCGCTCCTCGGGACGGCTCAGAATCCCGTGGTGAATCAGGCGGTGAACTGGGCAGAGCGTACGGTGCGTTTCCTCTCGAGCTCCTACATTTCGCCCTTCCTCCTCTCGCTCGGCTTCCTCGGACTCCTCATCGAGATTCGGACGCCGGGGATCGGCCTCGCGGGCGCGGCGGGAGGGTTGTCGCTCGCCCTCTTCTTCGGCTCGCACCTGATCGTGGGCCTGGCCGGCTTCGAAGGGATCCTCGTGTTCGCGGCCGGTGTCGTGCTCCTTCTGGTGGAAGCCTTCATCATCCCGGGGATCGGTGTTTTCGCGGTCCTCGGCGCCCTCGCCGTGCTGACGGGCGTCTTCATGTCCCTTCTCGGCGGGCTTCCCACGACGGCGGATTTCGCGCGGGCCGGTGGAGTCCTCCTCTGGTCCCTCGTCCTCGTGCTCGTCAGCTCCTGGATCCTTCTGAAGCGACTTCCGGAAAATCGGCGGCTGACGAACCTCGGGATCTTCCTCGGGCAAAGAACGAGCCGTGAGACCGGATTCATCTCGCAAGCGCGCAGAGCTGACCTCCTGGGAGCCGATGGAGTGGCCATCACCGACCTGCGTCCCGCCGGGACCGGTCAGTTCGGCGAAGAGCGGATCGACGTGGTGAGCGAGTCGGAGTGGATCGAACAGGGAAGCCCGATCAAGATCGTGGCCTCCGAGGGGTATCGGCACGTCGTCCGCGTTCCTCGCGCGGCCAAGGCGATCAATCAAGGAGAACGTCCGGAATGA
- the floA gene encoding flotillin-like protein FloA (flotillin-like protein involved in membrane lipid rafts), with product MNEDLLLGLNTLALVAIVVVIIVVLWAIPLRLWVEAISAGARVGIGYLIGMRLRKVNPPEVVRPLIWATKAGLDMTVGDLEAHYLAGGRVDRVVRALISADKANIDLTLQQAAAIDLAGRDVFEAVQVSVNPKVITTPRVSAMARDGIQLIAMARVTVRANINRLVGGAGEETILARVGEGIVSSIGSSDSHKAVLENPDSISKTVLSRGLDSGTAFEILSIDIADVDVGKNIGAELQTDQAEADKRVAQARAEERRAMAVALEQEMVAKVQEMRARVVEAEAEVPKAIAAALREGNMGIMDYMRYRNIESDTSMRSSIAGAKDDGATGKPGSSNP from the coding sequence ATGAATGAAGACCTCCTGTTGGGCCTGAACACACTCGCCCTTGTGGCGATCGTGGTCGTGATCATCGTAGTCCTCTGGGCCATTCCCCTCCGGCTCTGGGTGGAGGCCATCTCCGCGGGTGCGCGCGTCGGGATCGGGTACCTCATCGGGATGCGCCTCCGAAAGGTGAATCCGCCGGAGGTGGTGCGCCCCCTGATCTGGGCGACGAAGGCCGGCCTGGACATGACGGTCGGAGATCTCGAAGCGCACTATCTCGCGGGGGGGCGGGTGGATCGCGTGGTGCGCGCTCTGATCTCGGCAGATAAGGCGAACATCGACCTCACCCTCCAGCAGGCGGCGGCGATCGATCTCGCCGGGCGGGATGTCTTCGAGGCGGTGCAGGTCTCCGTGAACCCCAAGGTCATCACAACCCCACGAGTCTCCGCGATGGCCCGCGATGGGATTCAGCTCATTGCGATGGCGCGGGTCACCGTCCGCGCGAACATCAATCGCCTGGTCGGAGGTGCGGGAGAGGAGACGATCCTCGCCCGAGTGGGGGAGGGGATCGTTTCTTCGATCGGGTCCTCCGACTCCCACAAGGCGGTGCTCGAGAATCCGGACTCGATCTCGAAGACGGTACTCTCACGGGGCCTCGACTCGGGGACCGCCTTCGAGATCCTCTCGATCGACATCGCGGACGTGGACGTCGGGAAAAACATCGGAGCCGAGCTCCAGACGGACCAGGCCGAGGCGGACAAGCGGGTCGCACAGGCGCGTGCCGAGGAGCGGCGTGCGATGGCCGTGGCGCTCGAGCAGGAGATGGTCGCCAAGGTGCAGGAGATGCGGGCGCGGGTCGTCGAGGCCGAGGCCGAAGTTCCGAAGGCCATCGCCGCCGCCCTCAGGGAGGGCAACATGGGAATCATGGACTACATGCGGTACCGGAACATCGAGTCGGACACCTCGATGCGCTCCTCGATCGCCGGGGCGAAGGACGACGGCGCCACAGGGAAGCCGGGTTCTTCGAACCCCTAA
- a CDS encoding aconitate hydratase yields MATRLKDPFGALTPLDLREGPTSFYRLSRLEEEGIAALDRLPFSMRILLENALRHAGKGYVSEDDVRAVAAWSPTNSGISIPFMPTRVVLQDFTGVPAVVDLAAMRARLARLGGRPDRINPQVPADLVIDHSVQVDYFGTPDAYRQNVAKEFERNDERYALLRWAQKAFRNFSVVPPGTGIVHQVNLEYLASVVHRREESGTHLAFPDTLVGTDSHTTMINGLGVVGWGVGGIEAEAVLLGQPYYMLTPAVVGVKITGALPEGATATDLVLRVTEMLRKHGVVDCFVEFYGAGLSSLTLPDRATIANMSPEYGATIGFFPVDEEALRYLQGTGRSTELVERVERVCKELGLFRTDDTPDPDYTSALELDLSSIEPSLAGPRRPQDRIALSALKSGFFRDLEGLLPQGFTLPKANDELSNWSGEGGRSSKVTENGGDEPVGAVSTGGSRHSAATVTRDAHPRVAQIELEGETIRIGDGTIVIAAITSCTNTSNPSVMVGAGLLAKKAVERGLEAKAWVKTSMAPGSKVVTDYLEAADLLRHLEALHFNVVGYGCTTCIGNSGPLPEPIAEAVKAKGLVVAAVLSGNRNFEARIHPLVRANYLASPMLVVAFALAGRIDVDLLNDPLGVGSSGEPVFLRDIWPSQTEIRDTIREALKPEMYRARYAEVFEGDDLWKALPLPKGDVSLYEWDADSTYVQNPPFFEGLELEAPRLDDIVGARVLALLGDSVTTDHISPAGSIPKDEPAGRFLQEKGVKPWDFNTFGARRGNHEVMMRGTFGNVRIRNLLLEGKEGGYTKHFPDGEVMPIYDASMKYQREGVPLVILAGAEYGAGSSRDWAAKGTGLLGVRAVIATGYERIHRSNLVGMGVLPLEFPAGKSARDLGLDGSETFEIRGIAAGLAPHSTVEVVARRDDGTELRFDAAVRLDSDVDVEYYRNGGILHTVLRKMGRGEM; encoded by the coding sequence TTGGCAACTCGCCTCAAAGATCCATTCGGCGCCCTCACCCCTCTCGATCTGCGGGAAGGCCCGACCTCATTCTACCGACTTTCCCGCCTCGAAGAGGAAGGAATCGCTGCGCTCGATCGTCTTCCTTTCTCGATGCGGATTCTCCTCGAAAACGCGCTCCGGCATGCGGGAAAAGGTTACGTCTCAGAGGACGACGTCCGTGCGGTTGCGGCCTGGAGCCCGACGAACTCCGGCATCAGCATTCCCTTCATGCCCACCCGGGTCGTCCTCCAGGACTTCACCGGCGTTCCCGCGGTGGTGGACTTGGCGGCGATGCGGGCGCGCCTCGCTCGCCTCGGGGGACGCCCCGATCGGATCAATCCCCAGGTCCCCGCGGACCTTGTAATCGACCACTCGGTGCAAGTGGATTATTTCGGGACCCCTGACGCTTACCGGCAGAACGTCGCAAAGGAGTTCGAACGCAACGACGAGCGATACGCGCTCCTTCGGTGGGCCCAGAAGGCGTTCCGGAACTTCAGCGTGGTCCCTCCGGGGACGGGGATTGTCCACCAGGTCAACCTCGAGTACCTCGCCTCCGTCGTGCACCGGCGGGAAGAATCCGGGACGCACCTGGCCTTCCCCGACACGCTGGTGGGGACCGATTCGCACACGACGATGATCAACGGACTCGGTGTCGTGGGGTGGGGAGTCGGCGGGATCGAGGCCGAAGCCGTCCTCCTGGGCCAGCCCTACTATATGCTGACCCCCGCGGTCGTCGGCGTGAAGATCACGGGCGCCCTCCCCGAGGGGGCGACCGCCACCGACCTCGTGCTTCGGGTCACCGAAATGCTCCGGAAACACGGCGTCGTGGACTGCTTCGTCGAGTTCTACGGCGCCGGCCTCTCGTCGTTGACCCTTCCAGATCGCGCCACCATCGCGAACATGTCCCCCGAGTACGGAGCGACGATCGGCTTTTTTCCAGTGGATGAGGAGGCCCTCAGATACCTGCAGGGAACGGGGCGAAGCACGGAGCTCGTCGAACGCGTCGAACGTGTCTGCAAAGAGCTCGGCCTCTTCCGCACGGACGACACGCCGGACCCCGATTACACCTCGGCGCTCGAGCTCGACCTCTCCTCCATCGAGCCCTCTCTCGCGGGCCCGCGCCGGCCGCAGGATCGGATCGCGCTTTCGGCGCTCAAGAGCGGTTTTTTTCGCGACCTCGAAGGGCTCCTCCCCCAGGGGTTCACCCTTCCGAAGGCAAACGACGAGCTCTCCAACTGGAGCGGAGAGGGCGGGCGAAGCTCGAAGGTCACGGAAAATGGCGGGGACGAGCCGGTCGGGGCGGTCTCGACAGGGGGGTCCCGGCACTCGGCGGCCACGGTCACCCGCGACGCCCACCCCCGCGTCGCACAGATCGAGCTCGAGGGCGAGACCATCCGGATCGGCGACGGGACGATCGTGATCGCGGCGATCACCTCCTGCACGAATACCTCGAACCCGTCTGTGATGGTCGGGGCCGGCCTCCTCGCGAAAAAGGCGGTCGAACGGGGGCTCGAGGCGAAAGCCTGGGTGAAGACTTCGATGGCCCCGGGCTCGAAGGTCGTGACGGACTACCTCGAGGCCGCGGACCTGCTGCGCCACCTCGAGGCGCTCCACTTCAACGTGGTCGGATACGGGTGCACGACCTGCATCGGAAATTCCGGCCCGCTCCCGGAGCCGATCGCAGAAGCCGTGAAGGCGAAGGGGCTCGTGGTCGCCGCCGTCCTTTCGGGGAACCGCAACTTCGAGGCGCGGATCCACCCCCTGGTTCGGGCGAATTACCTTGCATCTCCGATGCTCGTCGTCGCCTTCGCCCTCGCGGGACGCATTGACGTGGACCTCTTGAACGATCCTCTGGGGGTCGGCTCCAGCGGGGAGCCGGTGTTTCTCCGGGACATCTGGCCGTCCCAGACGGAGATCCGGGACACGATCCGGGAGGCGCTCAAGCCCGAGATGTACCGCGCGCGTTACGCCGAGGTCTTCGAAGGCGACGACCTATGGAAGGCGCTTCCGCTCCCGAAGGGAGACGTCTCACTTTACGAGTGGGACGCCGACTCCACCTACGTTCAGAATCCCCCCTTCTTCGAGGGGCTGGAGCTCGAAGCTCCCAGGCTCGACGACATCGTGGGAGCGCGCGTGCTTGCCCTCCTCGGAGACAGCGTCACGACGGACCACATCTCGCCGGCGGGATCCATTCCAAAGGACGAGCCGGCGGGCCGCTTCCTCCAGGAGAAGGGAGTGAAGCCCTGGGACTTCAACACCTTCGGGGCGCGCCGCGGCAATCACGAAGTCATGATGAGGGGGACTTTCGGAAACGTCCGGATTCGAAACCTCCTCCTCGAAGGAAAAGAAGGAGGCTACACGAAACACTTCCCCGATGGGGAAGTCATGCCGATCTACGACGCTTCGATGAAATACCAGAGGGAAGGGGTTCCCCTCGTGATCCTGGCCGGCGCCGAATATGGGGCGGGCTCGTCGCGCGACTGGGCGGCCAAGGGCACCGGACTCCTCGGTGTGCGCGCGGTCATCGCGACCGGATATGAACGGATCCACCGGTCGAATCTCGTCGGCATGGGGGTCCTCCCCCTCGAGTTCCCCGCCGGGAAGTCCGCCCGAGATCTCGGGCTCGACGGGTCCGAGACCTTCGAAATTCGTGGCATCGCGGCGGGGCTCGCGCCGCATTCAACGGTCGAGGTCGTGGCCCGACGCGACGACGGCACGGAGCTGCGTTTCGACGCCGCGGTCCGTCTCGACTCGGATGTGGACGTCGAGTACTACCGGAACGGCGGGATCCTCCACACCGTCCTCAGGAAGATGGGCCGAGGAGAGATGTAG
- a CDS encoding MATE family efflux transporter — protein MAAKPLPHKGFDRRIIEGPIPGAVWRLAWPTMLQNVIGGLQGIIDHAMVGHYVGYVGNAAIGVAWQIFLVVIVFIVSVFTGMGILVARFTGQNDADKVNRTVYQAFLTAALLSLGILAPLGYFFAPSLLGLVNATPEVTAEALPYLRIMFVFSLGMMMFFMTAGAFRSAGDARTPLRLGILLTALNVTFNVIFIRGLGPIPAFGTAGAAMGTVLASGIIAVIVLSLLLSGRAVVAFQRGMSWRPDWKIIRELFRFGLPTGVQGIAMNVGGVVLLRFIGSLEQSAEAQAAYAVVYTELFSLVTWTSVGLMGAAAAVAGQNLGANRPDRTIHAVQVASRIGLGMAVFIGALFLTIPRLLLSIFGMTDPAVADIGVQLLGYLAVSGLFVTVALTYSGGLQGTGDTKSPLYISIVSQLIIPIGMCLTIDAVWGLRAEHIWLAIVIGHLTRAALSVVRFRQGRWRGIRVSIDPVPG, from the coding sequence TTGGCCGCAAAACCGCTCCCCCACAAAGGGTTCGACCGCCGCATCATCGAGGGGCCCATCCCCGGCGCGGTCTGGCGCCTGGCGTGGCCCACGATGCTTCAGAACGTGATCGGCGGGCTCCAGGGAATCATTGACCACGCGATGGTCGGGCACTACGTCGGCTACGTGGGGAACGCGGCGATCGGGGTCGCGTGGCAGATCTTCCTGGTCGTGATTGTTTTCATCGTATCGGTTTTCACGGGGATGGGGATCCTCGTCGCCCGTTTCACGGGGCAAAACGACGCGGACAAGGTGAACCGGACGGTCTACCAAGCTTTCCTCACCGCCGCGCTTCTCTCCCTTGGCATCCTGGCTCCCCTCGGATATTTCTTTGCCCCGTCCCTGCTGGGGCTCGTGAACGCGACGCCCGAAGTCACCGCCGAGGCGCTTCCCTACCTGCGGATCATGTTCGTGTTTTCCCTCGGGATGATGATGTTTTTCATGACCGCGGGGGCGTTCCGGTCGGCAGGGGACGCACGGACGCCGCTCCGATTGGGAATTCTCCTGACCGCCCTCAACGTCACCTTCAACGTGATCTTCATCCGGGGCCTCGGGCCTATCCCGGCCTTCGGCACCGCGGGGGCCGCAATGGGAACGGTCCTCGCCTCGGGGATCATCGCCGTGATCGTCCTGTCGCTCCTTCTTTCGGGAAGGGCTGTCGTCGCATTCCAGCGGGGGATGAGCTGGCGGCCGGACTGGAAGATCATCCGCGAGCTCTTCCGCTTCGGGCTCCCGACGGGGGTGCAGGGGATCGCCATGAACGTGGGAGGCGTCGTCCTCCTCCGTTTCATCGGGTCGCTGGAGCAAAGCGCAGAAGCTCAAGCGGCGTATGCAGTAGTCTACACTGAACTCTTCTCACTTGTCACATGGACATCGGTGGGGCTGATGGGTGCGGCCGCGGCAGTGGCAGGCCAGAACCTGGGCGCGAACCGGCCCGATCGAACGATCCACGCGGTCCAGGTGGCGTCGAGAATCGGCCTCGGAATGGCGGTTTTCATTGGAGCGCTTTTCCTCACCATTCCCCGGCTCCTCCTCTCGATCTTCGGGATGACGGACCCGGCGGTCGCCGACATCGGAGTGCAGCTCCTCGGATACCTGGCCGTGTCGGGACTCTTCGTCACCGTGGCGCTGACCTATTCCGGAGGCCTTCAGGGCACCGGCGACACCAAGAGCCCTCTCTACATCTCGATCGTCTCGCAGCTGATCATTCCAATCGGAATGTGCCTGACCATCGACGCCGTCTGGGGCCTCCGCGCGGAGCACATCTGGCTCGCCATCGTCATCGGGCATCTGACGCGTGCCGCGCTGAGCGTGGTTCGCTTCCGGCAAGGGAGGTGGCGCGGGATCCGCGTGAGCATAGATCCGGTGCCGGGGTGA
- a CDS encoding site-specific integrase, protein MFSELLVRFEEVKLPGLAPNTRKTYTHSLAAFRAYFVNEGMDPKAHEVRPGHIQGFLHWRRMRNSDGGKRMAPLRAPTLAKDRAVLHAVFRFGETLEVVQGSPVGTVKPPKGDSRELLILKAEQYEALIGACEGRPMLRAFVLVLGESGIRCESEALWLR, encoded by the coding sequence GTGTTCTCCGAGCTTCTCGTCCGCTTCGAGGAAGTGAAGCTCCCCGGACTCGCGCCGAACACGCGGAAGACATACACGCACAGCTTGGCGGCCTTCCGGGCGTACTTCGTGAACGAAGGCATGGATCCGAAGGCTCACGAAGTCCGCCCCGGTCACATCCAGGGCTTTCTCCACTGGAGGCGGATGAGAAACTCGGACGGAGGGAAGCGGATGGCACCCCTCAGGGCACCCACGCTCGCGAAGGACCGCGCCGTGCTTCACGCCGTCTTCCGGTTCGGGGAGACGCTCGAAGTCGTCCAGGGGAGCCCCGTCGGAACGGTGAAGCCTCCGAAGGGCGACTCCCGCGAGCTTCTGATCCTCAAGGCCGAGCAGTACGAGGCGCTCATCGGTGCGTGCGAGGGCCGGCCAATGCTTCGCGCTTTCGTGCTCGTCCTCGGGGAAAGCGGCATTCGCTGCGAGTCCGAGGCGCTGTGGTTGCGATAG